In one window of Gemmatimonadota bacterium DNA:
- a CDS encoding Gfo/Idh/MocA family oxidoreductase, with product MSTDPVGFGVIGLGMGAVRARFISETEGARLVAVAELDEERGRKAAAEYGIDWYRDYRRLLDRDDIDVITVMTPSGTHADFAIAAAEAGKHVITTKPVEVSLERADRMIAACREAGVILAVDFEARYMADNVRVKQAVDEGRLGRMILGEVRLKWFRNDAYYEGWHGTWALDGGGSLINQSVHQIDLLGWYMGEVDRVQGQIGVFNHDIESEDLGMAMLRFKSGAVGTILGTTTCPVTIPAGVELHGTQGLVITAGNKVDTWHVPDESADDPFSYEGPRNVIEDMVGLVRHGGAPRITGEEAKKSLALILAIYDSSRTGQAVSL from the coding sequence TTGAGTACCGATCCCGTCGGTTTCGGCGTGATAGGGCTTGGCATGGGGGCGGTGCGCGCCCGTTTCATAAGCGAGACGGAAGGCGCGCGGCTCGTGGCGGTGGCGGAACTCGACGAGGAGCGGGGCCGGAAAGCCGCGGCGGAGTACGGGATCGACTGGTACCGGGACTACCGCCGGCTGCTCGACCGCGACGATATCGACGTCATCACCGTGATGACGCCCAGCGGCACCCATGCGGACTTCGCCATCGCGGCCGCGGAAGCCGGCAAGCATGTCATCACCACCAAGCCCGTGGAGGTCAGCCTGGAACGGGCGGACCGGATGATCGCGGCCTGCCGCGAGGCCGGTGTGATCCTGGCCGTCGATTTCGAAGCGCGGTACATGGCCGACAACGTGCGCGTCAAGCAGGCCGTGGACGAAGGGCGCCTCGGGCGGATGATCCTGGGCGAGGTGCGGCTCAAGTGGTTCAGGAACGACGCCTACTACGAGGGCTGGCACGGCACGTGGGCGCTGGACGGCGGCGGGTCGCTGATCAACCAGTCCGTGCACCAGATCGACCTGCTGGGCTGGTACATGGGGGAGGTCGACCGCGTCCAGGGCCAGATCGGGGTGTTCAACCACGACATCGAGTCCGAGGACCTCGGCATGGCCATGCTCCGGTTCAAGAGCGGCGCCGTCGGAACCATCCTGGGGACGACGACCTGTCCCGTCACCATCCCCGCGGGGGTGGAGCTGCACGGCACGCAGGGGCTGGTCATAACGGCCGGCAACAAGGTCGATACCTGGCATGTTCCGGATGAATCGGCCGATGATCCATTTTCCTACGAGGGCCCGCGCAACGTGATCGAGGACATGGTCGGCCTGGTCCGGCACGGCGGCGCGCCCCGCATCACGGGCGAGGAAGCCAAGAAGTCCCTCGCGCTCATCCTCGCCATCTACGATTCTTCCCGGACGGGACAGGCCGTGTCCCTGTAA